From the genome of Rhodobacteraceae bacterium Araon29, one region includes:
- a CDS encoding transcriptional regulator — protein sequence MSLWEYANPVKFLGLSGKILPWAWGIGLVCLFIGLVWGYFFTPDDYRMGSTVKIIYLHVPSALMAINAWFMMLVASLVWLIRRHHVSALAAKAAAPVGVAMTLIALVTGAIWGQPMWGTWWVWDPRLTSFLILFLFYLGYLALWAGIANPDTAADLTSILCIVGSVFAVLSRYAVNFWSQGLHQGASLSLDKEENVADVFYQPLLFSIAGFVLLFFALVLLGTRSEIQLRRARALSLRGNAQ from the coding sequence ATGTCGCTGTGGGAATATGCAAACCCGGTTAAATTTCTTGGGCTTTCTGGCAAGATTTTGCCTTGGGCCTGGGGTATCGGCCTTGTGTGTCTTTTTATCGGTTTGGTATGGGGGTACTTTTTTACGCCTGATGATTACCGCATGGGGTCAACAGTTAAAATTATATATCTTCATGTGCCCTCGGCATTAATGGCTATTAATGCGTGGTTCATGATGTTGGTTGCCTCGCTGGTTTGGCTAATCCGCCGCCATCATGTCAGCGCATTGGCCGCCAAGGCTGCCGCACCGGTTGGTGTGGCTATGACGCTGATTGCGCTCGTCACCGGTGCAATTTGGGGCCAGCCCATGTGGGGAACTTGGTGGGTATGGGACCCACGTTTAACCTCATTTTTAATTCTCTTTCTATTCTATTTGGGTTATTTGGCACTTTGGGCCGGCATAGCCAACCCGGATACGGCTGCGGATTTGACCTCAATTTTATGTATTGTCGGTTCTGTTTTTGCGGTTTTAAGCCGCTACGCAGTGAACTTTTGGAGCCAAGGATTACATCAGGGGGCGTCTTTGTCGTTGGATAAGGAGGAAAATGTTGCGGATGTTTTCTATCAACCCCTGTTATTTTCGATTGCGGGTTTTGTTCTGCTGTTTTTTGCGCTTGTCTTGCTTGGTACACGGTCTGAAATTCAATTGCGGCGGGCACGGGCGCTGTCGCTTCGAGGTAATGCACAATGA
- the ccmB gene encoding heme exporter protein CcmB, which yields MNALLVRDLKLAIRAGGGFGLALVFFLIVIVLVPLGVGPEMAVLSKIASGVLWLGALLACLLSLDRIFALDHEDGTLDLLATAPLPLEAVIMTKALAHWITTSLPLVVVAPLLAVLLGLPDNGYFWLAISLLLGSPALSLIGTFGAALTLGLKRGGLLLSVLVLPLYIPTLIFGAEVAQRGIEGSAVQTPLLLLAGISFGTVAVLPFASSAVLRINLR from the coding sequence ATGAACGCTCTTTTGGTTCGTGATTTGAAGTTGGCAATCCGCGCAGGGGGCGGCTTTGGGTTGGCGCTTGTCTTTTTTCTGATTGTCATTGTGCTTGTGCCCTTGGGTGTTGGGCCGGAAATGGCTGTTTTGTCCAAAATCGCATCTGGTGTTCTGTGGCTTGGGGCACTTCTGGCATGCCTCTTATCACTTGATCGTATTTTTGCTCTCGATCACGAAGACGGGACCTTAGATCTTTTGGCGACAGCGCCCTTGCCATTGGAGGCGGTCATCATGACAAAAGCACTTGCCCATTGGATCACTACAAGCCTGCCACTTGTTGTTGTCGCGCCTTTGCTTGCAGTTCTGCTTGGTCTGCCAGACAACGGCTATTTCTGGCTCGCCATTTCGCTTTTACTGGGCAGCCCAGCGCTTAGTTTAATAGGAACCTTTGGAGCAGCTCTGACCTTGGGACTGAAGCGCGGTGGCCTGCTCTTATCGGTTTTGGTGCTGCCGCTGTACATACCAACATTGATTTTCGGGGCTGAGGTTGCTCAGCGCGGGATCGAGGGCTCTGCTGTGCAAACACCGCTTTTGCTTTTGGCTGGGATCAGTTTTGGCACAGTGGCGGTTTTGCCCTTTGCTTCTTCGGCTGTGTTGCGTATCAACCTCAGATAA
- the ccmA gene encoding heme ABC exporter ATP-binding protein CcmA gives MLLSVSDVSVSRGGRVLLEGVTFDLQAGRAIVLTGKNGIGKTSLLRTLAGLQDANSGYVDVPQNGVVYSAHLDGIKHALSVAENLQFWGAVFGRSNVDTALETFELYHLRDVMAGALSAGQKRRLGLARLLVTGRSIWLLDEPTVSLDLGSIKQLTRVLNEHLGAGGSTIIATHSALDLKGQEVTIDLGKFAATKTGLSASEEAFL, from the coding sequence ATGCTGCTGTCAGTAAGTGATGTATCCGTAAGTCGCGGGGGACGTGTCCTGCTTGAGGGCGTGACCTTTGATTTGCAGGCGGGTCGGGCAATTGTACTTACCGGAAAAAACGGGATTGGCAAAACTAGTCTGTTGCGAACGCTCGCTGGTTTGCAAGACGCTAATTCAGGATACGTTGATGTCCCGCAAAACGGGGTGGTATATTCAGCACATTTAGACGGCATCAAACATGCTTTGAGTGTGGCCGAGAATTTGCAATTCTGGGGCGCAGTTTTTGGCAGATCAAATGTGGATACTGCGTTGGAAACATTTGAGCTTTATCATTTGCGCGATGTAATGGCAGGGGCACTTTCAGCAGGACAAAAGCGGCGGCTCGGTCTCGCACGATTGCTGGTCACCGGGCGGAGCATTTGGCTACTTGATGAGCCAACAGTGTCGCTTGATCTTGGTTCGATAAAACAATTGACCAGAGTTTTAAACGAGCACCTTGGGGCAGGCGGATCTACAATTATCGCCACGCACTCTGCGCTGGATTTAAAGGGGCAAGAAGTCACAATAGATCTTGGTAAATTTGCGGCCACCAAAACAGGTTTATCAGCCAGTGAAGAGGCTTTTTTATGA
- the secF gene encoding protein translocase subunit SecF — MRLRLVPKNTNWDFFSQSKLWLGISALLLIGSLVSFLLQGLNFGIDFRGGTTIRTESAQSIDVAAYRQALSALELGDVTISEVFDPTFDADQNVAMIRIQAQEGQEAVSAKTTNAALSVLQDVAPDIVFVSVESVGPKVSGELIQKAIIAVVLAIAAVLVYIWLRFEWQFAVGAVAALIHDVLLTIGVFSVVQIKFDLAIIAALLTIVGYSLNDTVVVFDRVRENLRKYKKKPLQEVLNLSINETLSRTVMTSVTTLLALIALFILGGDVIRGFVFAMIWGVIVGTYSSVFVASSTLLRLGVKRDWSKPNAEAGTQVPQ; from the coding sequence ATGCGCCTAAGATTAGTCCCCAAGAATACAAATTGGGATTTCTTTAGCCAATCAAAACTATGGTTGGGTATTTCCGCGCTTTTGCTGATCGGCTCTTTGGTTTCGTTTCTTTTGCAGGGTTTGAACTTTGGCATTGATTTTCGTGGCGGAACTACGATCCGGACAGAAAGCGCACAAAGCATTGATGTGGCTGCCTATCGTCAAGCACTTAGCGCTTTGGAGTTGGGTGATGTGACCATTTCAGAGGTTTTTGATCCAACCTTTGATGCAGATCAGAATGTCGCAATGATCCGTATTCAAGCCCAAGAGGGGCAAGAGGCAGTATCTGCCAAAACCACCAATGCAGCTTTGTCTGTCTTACAAGATGTTGCGCCAGATATCGTGTTTGTATCAGTGGAAAGCGTTGGTCCGAAGGTTTCAGGCGAGCTCATTCAAAAGGCAATAATTGCGGTGGTTTTAGCAATTGCGGCTGTCTTGGTGTATATTTGGCTACGATTTGAGTGGCAATTTGCCGTCGGTGCGGTCGCAGCGCTTATCCATGATGTGCTGTTGACCATCGGTGTGTTTTCCGTAGTGCAAATCAAGTTTGATTTGGCCATTATAGCGGCCTTACTAACGATTGTTGGGTATTCGTTGAACGACACGGTTGTTGTATTTGATCGGGTACGTGAAAACCTGCGCAAATATAAGAAAAAGCCTCTGCAAGAAGTGCTTAACCTATCCATCAATGAAACTCTTAGCCGGACGGTGATGACCTCGGTCACCACGCTTTTGGCACTAATTGCGCTGTTTATCCTTGGTGGAGATGTTATTCGAGGATTTGTTTTTGCGATGATTTGGGGAGTTATTGTTGGTACTTATAGCTCTGTGTTTGTGGCCTCATCAACGCTCTTGCGTTTGGGGGTAAAACGCGATTGGTCAAAGCCAAACGCCGAAGCGGGAACACAGGTTCCTCAATAA
- the secD gene encoding protein translocase subunit SecD codes for MLQIDLWKRIVIWSLCAIGLLLAMPNGFYSRVEGYNDAQKSFESSGLEVKGAPSWPSFLPSGLVNLGLDLRGGAHLLAEVEVEDVYAARMKSLWPTLRDTLRPERATIGTIRLQQDGPSDELRVRISQPEEMARAIAAAETLSQPVSTLTGAGARDLEVYSEDDVLVVTLSEAERAATNDRTVKQALEIIRRRIDEVGTREPTIQRQGALRVLIQVPGIGSAAELKELIGTTAQLTFQPVIGPASDPDAEPGLGNELLPSLDEEGRYYILDIAPVVTGEDLVDAQPSFDQNGRPAVNFRFNPSGARRFGDYTAENIGEPFAIVLDGEVISAPVIQSHIPGGSGIITGSFSVEESSNLAILLRAGALPAGLDFLEERTIGPELGADSIQAGKIACIVAFVGVLVFMGLSYGLFGLFANVALIVNIGLIFGLLSLIGATLTLPGIAGIVLTIGMAVDANVLIFERIREEVKTAKGPSRAIELGYQKALSAILDANITTFITAVILFTMGSGPVRGFSITLGLGILTSVFTAIFVTRLLVVMWFERRRPKTLEV; via the coding sequence ATGCTGCAAATCGATCTATGGAAACGGATCGTAATATGGTCGCTTTGTGCCATTGGCTTGCTTTTGGCCATGCCGAACGGGTTTTACAGCCGTGTTGAAGGCTATAATGACGCACAAAAATCATTTGAAAGCAGCGGCTTAGAGGTTAAGGGCGCACCCAGCTGGCCATCGTTTTTACCCTCTGGACTGGTGAATTTAGGCCTTGATTTACGCGGCGGCGCGCATCTGCTGGCCGAGGTTGAGGTCGAAGATGTTTACGCCGCCCGGATGAAAAGCCTCTGGCCCACCCTGCGCGACACCCTACGCCCCGAACGCGCAACGATAGGTACGATCAGATTGCAACAAGACGGGCCTAGCGATGAATTACGGGTTAGGATTTCACAACCTGAGGAAATGGCACGGGCGATTGCCGCGGCTGAGACACTAAGCCAGCCGGTGTCGACCTTAACCGGCGCTGGCGCGCGCGATCTTGAGGTTTACAGCGAAGATGATGTTTTAGTGGTGACTTTGTCAGAGGCTGAGCGGGCCGCCACAAATGATAGAACTGTAAAGCAAGCGCTTGAAATTATTCGTAGAAGAATAGATGAGGTCGGAACAAGAGAGCCGACCATTCAGCGTCAGGGCGCTTTGCGGGTTCTTATACAAGTGCCCGGAATTGGATCAGCAGCCGAGCTTAAAGAGTTGATAGGAACCACTGCCCAGCTGACATTCCAACCTGTGATTGGACCTGCCAGTGATCCCGATGCGGAACCGGGGCTTGGCAATGAACTTTTGCCGTCTTTGGATGAAGAAGGGCGCTATTACATTCTTGACATAGCGCCGGTGGTGACGGGTGAAGATTTAGTCGATGCACAGCCAAGTTTTGACCAAAACGGACGTCCGGCAGTTAACTTTCGCTTTAACCCATCTGGTGCGCGGCGCTTTGGCGACTATACCGCTGAAAACATTGGTGAACCTTTTGCCATCGTGCTGGATGGCGAAGTCATTAGCGCGCCCGTAATCCAAAGTCATATTCCGGGTGGTTCAGGTATAATAACAGGTAGCTTTTCAGTTGAGGAAAGCTCAAATCTAGCGATTTTGCTGCGTGCGGGGGCTTTACCTGCGGGGCTTGATTTTCTTGAGGAAAGAACGATCGGACCTGAGCTGGGCGCTGACAGCATTCAGGCCGGTAAGATCGCCTGTATAGTGGCCTTTGTCGGAGTGCTTGTTTTCATGGGGCTCAGCTATGGGCTGTTTGGTCTTTTCGCGAACGTTGCTCTGATTGTTAACATTGGTCTGATCTTTGGGTTGCTTAGCTTAATTGGCGCCACATTAACCTTACCGGGGATTGCGGGGATCGTGTTGACCATCGGTATGGCCGTGGATGCTAATGTGTTGATTTTTGAGCGTATTCGCGAAGAAGTAAAAACAGCCAAAGGACCGTCGCGAGCGATTGAGTTGGGCTATCAAAAGGCACTAAGTGCTATTTTGGACGCCAATATTACAACCTTCATTACTGCGGTTATTTTATTTACAATGGGATCGGGCCCCGTGCGCGGATTTTCAATTACGCTGGGGCTCGGGATTTTAACCTCGGTCTTTACGGCAATTTTTGTCACCCGATTGCTGGTGGTGATGTGGTTTGAACGCCGCCGCCCCAAAACTTTGGAGGTGTAG
- the yajC gene encoding preprotein translocase subunit YajC, with protein MDAFGQFIPLILIFAIMYFLLIRPQQKKVKQHQAMVTALRRGDQVVTQGGLIGKVVKVKEDNELEVELAEGVKVRVVQSTIAQVLSKTEPANKA; from the coding sequence ATGGACGCTTTTGGCCAATTTATCCCGCTTATTCTAATCTTTGCGATCATGTATTTTTTGCTCATCCGGCCGCAGCAAAAAAAGGTCAAGCAGCATCAGGCAATGGTCACCGCCCTGCGCCGTGGTGATCAGGTTGTCACCCAAGGTGGGTTGATCGGAAAAGTGGTAAAAGTTAAAGAAGACAATGAGTTAGAGGTAGAACTTGCAGAAGGCGTTAAAGTGCGCGTGGTGCAGTCAACCATCGCTCAGGTGCTTAGCAAAACCGAACCCGCTAACAAAGCGTAA
- the serS gene encoding serine--tRNA ligase yields MHDIRAIRDNPTAFDAALARRGVSAVSSSLLEIDSRRRAAILAAETAQAEQNKASKSVGAAKASGDEAEFERLRALVAAKKVEVAEMNAKAKEIDGELEAQLMGIENLALDDVPEGEDEAGNVEVRSWGTPRQINSAREHFEVPGVAAGMDFETAAKLSGSRFVLLRGAVARLHRALAQFMMDVHIDEHGLSEVNTPVLVRDAAMRGTGQLPKFAEDSYQTTNGWWLIPTSEVTLTNTVAGETVDASALPMRMTAHTLCFRSEAGSAGKDTAGMLRQHQFEKVEMVTICTPDSALDEHERMTKCAEAILEKLELPYRVMVLCTGDMGFGARKTHDLEVWLPGQNTYREISSVSVCGDFQARRMNARYKPEGGGKPEFVHTLNGSGVAVGRCLIAVLENGQQDDGSVALPAALHPYLGGKTTLAADGSLV; encoded by the coding sequence ATGCATGACATCCGGGCCATTCGCGATAATCCAACCGCTTTTGACGCCGCTTTGGCGCGGCGTGGGGTATCGGCTGTGTCCTCGTCGCTTTTGGAAATCGACAGCCGCCGCCGCGCCGCCATACTGGCTGCCGAAACCGCGCAGGCCGAACAAAACAAAGCCAGCAAATCCGTCGGCGCCGCCAAAGCCAGCGGTGATGAGGCCGAATTTGAACGGCTGCGGGCCTTGGTGGCCGCAAAAAAGGTCGAAGTGGCCGAAATGAATGCCAAAGCCAAAGAGATTGATGGCGAGCTGGAAGCGCAGCTGATGGGCATTGAAAATCTAGCGCTTGATGATGTACCCGAAGGCGAAGATGAGGCGGGTAATGTGGAAGTGCGCAGCTGGGGCACCCCGCGCCAGATCAACAGCGCGCGCGAGCATTTCGAAGTGCCCGGCGTGGCTGCGGGGATGGATTTTGAAACTGCTGCCAAACTCTCTGGATCACGTTTCGTGCTTTTGCGCGGCGCTGTAGCGCGGCTGCATCGGGCGCTGGCGCAATTCATGATGGATGTGCATATTGATGAGCATGGGCTCAGCGAAGTAAACACGCCGGTTCTGGTGCGCGATGCGGCCATGCGGGGCACAGGGCAATTGCCAAAATTTGCCGAAGACAGCTACCAGACCACCAATGGCTGGTGGCTGATCCCCACATCCGAGGTCACGCTGACCAACACTGTGGCGGGCGAAACGGTTGACGCATCCGCGCTGCCCATGCGGATGACCGCCCATACGCTATGTTTTCGCTCCGAGGCAGGATCAGCGGGCAAAGACACCGCCGGCATGCTGCGCCAGCATCAGTTTGAAAAGGTCGAAATGGTCACCATCTGCACGCCCGATAGCGCGCTGGATGAGCATGAGCGCATGACCAAATGCGCCGAGGCCATATTGGAAAAGCTAGAGCTGCCCTATCGGGTGATGGTGCTGTGCACCGGTGACATGGGCTTTGGCGCGCGTAAAACCCATGATCTTGAGGTCTGGTTGCCGGGGCAGAACACCTACCGCGAAATAAGTTCGGTTTCGGTCTGCGGTGATTTTCAGGCCCGGCGGATGAATGCCCGCTATAAGCCAGAAGGCGGCGGCAAGCCCGAGTTTGTGCATACGCTGAACGGGTCGGGCGTGGCCGTGGGCCGCTGTTTGATCGCGGTTCTGGAAAACGGTCAGCAGGATGATGGATCCGTGGCTCTACCAGCTGCGCTACATCCCTATCTGGGCGGAAAAACCACTTTGGCCGCCGATGGCAGCTTGGTCTAG
- a CDS encoding ribosome biogenesis GTPase Der — protein sequence MSFSLAIVGRPNVGKSTLFNRLVGKRLALVDDQPGVTRDLREGAARLGDLRFTVIDTAGLEEATDESLQGRMRRLTERAVDMADICLFMIDARAGVTPTDEIFAEILRKRAAHVILGANKGEGSAADAGVIEAWSLGLGEPLRLSAEHGEGMADLLSMLMPLADGFEERAKEEAAETDIDVDEDATDSYRLPTKQKPLQVAVVGRPNAGKSTLINKILGEDRLLTGPEAGITRDAISLQIDWQGTPMRVFDTAGMRKKAKVQDKVEKLSVSDGLRAVKFAEVVVVLLDAAIPFEQQDLRIADLAEREGRAVVVAVNKWDVEDEKQQKLTHLKEAFERLLPQLRGAPLVTVSAKTGRGLDRLHQAVMRAHEVWNTRVTTAQLNRWLAGMVEAHPPPAPGGRRIKLRYMTQTKTRPPGFVVMCSHPDKLPESYSRYLVNALRLDFDMPGTPIRLHMRSQADKNPYKNRKKSTPSRLKKHL from the coding sequence ATGAGCTTTTCTTTGGCCATTGTTGGCCGGCCCAATGTCGGCAAATCAACGCTGTTCAACAGGTTGGTTGGAAAACGTCTGGCTTTGGTGGATGATCAGCCGGGTGTGACCCGCGATCTGCGCGAAGGCGCTGCGCGGCTGGGGGATCTGCGCTTTACGGTGATTGACACGGCTGGGTTGGAAGAGGCCACCGACGAAAGCCTGCAAGGCCGGATGCGGCGTCTAACCGAACGCGCGGTTGATATGGCTGATATCTGTCTGTTTATGATAGATGCCCGCGCTGGAGTGACCCCCACAGATGAAATCTTTGCTGAGATTTTACGCAAGCGGGCAGCGCATGTGATCTTAGGGGCGAACAAAGGCGAAGGCTCGGCTGCGGATGCCGGTGTGATCGAAGCCTGGTCGCTGGGCTTGGGCGAGCCGCTTCGCCTGTCTGCCGAGCACGGCGAGGGGATGGCGGATTTACTGTCGATGCTGATGCCCTTGGCCGACGGGTTTGAAGAACGCGCTAAAGAAGAGGCTGCTGAAACCGATATCGACGTGGATGAAGACGCCACTGATAGCTACCGCCTGCCGACCAAGCAAAAGCCGCTGCAGGTGGCAGTGGTCGGGCGGCCCAATGCGGGCAAATCAACGCTGATTAATAAAATCCTTGGTGAGGATCGGCTTCTAACCGGTCCAGAGGCGGGGATTACCCGCGATGCGATTTCGCTACAGATCGACTGGCAGGGCACGCCGATGCGGGTGTTTGACACTGCTGGGATGCGCAAAAAGGCAAAGGTTCAGGATAAAGTTGAAAAGCTGTCGGTTAGCGACGGGCTGCGGGCGGTGAAATTTGCAGAAGTGGTGGTGGTTCTGCTGGATGCGGCGATCCCGTTTGAGCAACAAGACCTGCGCATTGCCGATCTGGCCGAACGCGAAGGCCGCGCCGTGGTGGTTGCGGTGAACAAATGGGATGTCGAGGATGAAAAACAGCAAAAGCTGACCCATTTGAAAGAAGCTTTTGAGCGGCTTTTGCCGCAACTGCGCGGCGCGCCGCTTGTAACGGTCTCGGCCAAAACCGGCCGTGGGCTTGACCGGCTGCACCAAGCGGTGATGCGCGCGCATGAGGTTTGGAATACGCGGGTCACCACAGCGCAGCTCAACCGCTGGCTGGCGGGCATGGTCGAAGCGCATCCGCCGCCCGCACCGGGCGGACGCCGGATCAAGCTGCGCTATATGACCCAAACCAAAACCCGTCCTCCGGGCTTTGTGGTGATGTGTTCGCATCCCGATAAACTGCCGGAAAGCTATTCGCGCTATCTGGTTAATGCGCTGCGGCTTGATTTTGACATGCCGGGCACGCCGATCCGCCTGCACATGCGCTCACAGGCCGATAAAAACCCCTATAAGAACCGCAAAAAATCCACTCCGTCGCGGCTAAAGAAACATCTTTAA